A stretch of DNA from Megalops cyprinoides isolate fMegCyp1 chromosome 17, fMegCyp1.pri, whole genome shotgun sequence:
CGGCGCGCCGTCGCAGACACCACCTGCCGCGGGAGCGCACCGACTCCATGAGCTCCAGCTCCATCTACTTCACTGCCAGCACCGCCAGCGCCGGCAGCACCCACCCCTATGACGGCGAGAGCGAGGGCGGGTAGGTCACACGTTGCACCATACTCCCACTCTCCACCCTAAATGTAACCCCGAAAAATGGTCCACCAAGAGTTCATAAAACTTGGCTTGGGATGGCTTTCTACAGTCAGCAGCATTACACCATAATTTTCCCTCCAGTTTTGGTAATGTTTGTAAGATCACAGCATATTCTGTGCATTATCAAAGAGTTTCACTGTTCCAGAATATGGTCTAAAATACACAATTCAGTATTTGGTATCACTAAATAAATAGtttgtgcatacatttttaagtaCAGTAACTGCTTTCCTCCAAGATACTTGCCTTGTGAAtagcaaacacagacatgttagGTTTTATGTTCTTCTTCCCTCTGTCCCAGGTACATCACGGCTAATGCTGAATCGGACTACAACGGTGAGGTGGACACGGACAAGGAGACAGACGAGGAGGACCGGAGCTGCCCCACATCCTGCACGCTGAGGCAGGACTCCTCAGACGTGGGGGGCGAGGAGGACGAGTTCTTGGACACTAAGGTGCCTGGTGTCACGCCCGTGCAGCTGTCGTCGCAAAGCAAAGGCGAGCGCCCGGCCCCCGCCCGGGAGAAGGCGGCGGGGATTGAGCCGCTTCAATTAAACCGGGCCCTGGTGAGTGGGACGTGCGAGAAGGGGGAGGAGTCCAAGGCTGACACGGAACACGGTGTCTGATTACAAGGGCAGGGCATAATCATGTGGGCGTGTTGCGAGCGACCCTCTTCAGTGGCCTGGCTGCCCTGGCGATAAGATGGAACTTGGCATTGTTTCTGTCCAGCTGTTAGACAAACGCCCTCACAAAAGGCCTCTCTGGGCCCGCTCTGGGAAAAAGGAGCATTGTTTAGCATCTGTAACAGTGATTCATAGTGCTTTTCTGTCTACCCAGAGACAAGCCCACATCCAGTTTTAATTGGGAAAAACTACTCAGTTCTTCTCTGAgagtaattttcatttttgtaaataccACATGGGAATATGAGTCTTTGTCACCTATGTGCCCTCTGTAACTTGGAAAATATTTAgcgaaagaaaaaagaatttagTACATCATTATTTAGCAAGAGCAGAAAAGAGTGAAAATATCAGCTTTTCGAGTTTGGGGAAAGCAGTGTTTTATGGTCTGAACTAAGCTGGTTTTCTGCCCTTTTAAGCTTCTGATTGTTTAAAGATACTACCTGGATAGGAACCACGTCTCAGGCTCTACAGCTGGTCCTATATTAATGAAATGACGACATTATCAGTCGAATCCCTTAGgattattaaccctttcacgcgtacgGTCACATCaatgtgattagccatttagcgcatatgctaaaactggtgcgagTAGAACATTAGATtagaaaaattctagctaattttagctttgaggaaacagcaatttaatgttgaaaaatacagcaaatgtggcggtgaaaactatgagaaccttaataacgctaatgaaaacataaaccatgtaacgtaacacgcgtgctacatagcataaaataagttatgtgcaaaagggtGAATTTAAAATGTCCTCAGCTGAACCAGGAAGTAGGTTAGAGCATGTATTCCTGCTGGTGATAAACATGGCCCCTTCATCCTGTCTCAGATGTCATACACCATCATGAAAGGGCCTGCAGGTTGTGCACAGGCACAGTCACGAGTCAGCCACCCCCAATTTCAGCCTCAGGGGCTTTATGCTCCATGATTGGTTGCCTTTCAGCTCCGCCTCCAAGCAGAAACCTTGATTGTTCCATGCCATTGTTTCTAGTGCCATAAGGAGGCAGGAAGCATTCCAGAGGCCGAACACGGGGCAAACCCAGCCTTGGAAACACTCGGCGTCTGTACTGAGGTGAGTGCGTGCTACAGATGGATCCAGGTGATCTTCTCTGAACTGTTGCTCGGAAACCAGACGGGTTCTGCCCAACTTCCCCACACCTTTCCCTCTAATGGTGACAGTGATACTGATAAGTGTTTGCACGCAAAGCAGACCTCCCTACACACACTGGCAGCAGCTTCCATCAGCACACATTTCTTAGGCCTGTTATTGTGTCTGTCTACCTGTGGGCCCTCTGAACAGTGGTTGAGAGGACTGTGCATTCTCTGGCCTGgcatacaaaacattttcatgagaTTAATCAAAAGGGATTTGATCAGTTTGGAGCTGTCCTCCTCGCCAAAGGCAAATTCTCAAATATCAGTACCATTAGTGCTTCCCTTTACCAGCTACCCCAAAATGCATGACTACATTGAGAAACATTTGCACAGAAAGATCCCTGTGGCTCCATGTGGTGTGTACTGTCTTAAGTGTTGTCTCCCACCAGCTCTGTAGACAGACTGTTACATCACCTCTTGTTTCACGGTCTCTCCAGGGTGTAGACGGGACCAGCTGGGAAGACGCACAAACGGACCAACAGGACTCTGTTTCCAGTGGGACTCAGTAAGGCCACACACAAGCAGGATCCGAGCACGCTTGCAGGACCACAGCCATCACAAACCCCAGCTATTTTTTTATACCGTGATCCCCTGAACGCTGTTTGCCTGACGTCTTGGGACGCAGAGCAAGGAccgttttctttttgttttgattaggTTTGATGCGTAGTCACGAGTGATGGATGTCTTGGATGCCAATAATCTTGCTTGCTTGCAATCCGTTCACTGTGCATCAGACCTGTGCTGAGATTTTGCTCGCCATTTCCTGATGAATGTCAGTAATGTTGATACTAAAATCACTCCGAGTTTACTTGAAAAAGCTTGATTGACATGTGGAACGCAAGCTGACCaaagtttattgtttttttgtgtgcctGGAATGAAATTCCAACAGATAAACATGGAAAGAATGGCAAGATGCTTGCTTTGGATAGCTTGTATCACAGCTGGACCAATTCAGAAAGTCAGATTAAATCTAAAAGCTCTGTGCTTTGTCCTGAACAAAGAGTCACAAATGTATGGTTCATTTTGAattctcattttccttttcagcaGTTGCCATAATTTATTATGCAAAGTTCATGACAAAGCAttttgcagttagattgaatctgagCCTCAGCCTTATGCAAAGCATCTGTGATGTCTTTCCAGATGCCATCAAGAAAGGTGGCTAAATCCTTTAGGGAACATGAACcaaaacattgtcattttacattcCCTGTCCATGTCTGCTTTTTTCCATCTTAAGATTCTGTTAAAAGCGACTGCTGATTCCTTTCCCCCAAAGCACTTTGTACAGCACCTGCACTGTAATTAGCATGTTCGCTGCTAGGAAATACTAATGAAGTGTTGTATTTATTATTCTTGACCAAATGTGTGCTTAACTGACATAACTGTTTGTATGGTGTTTCCTTTTCATTCCCATATTGATTGTATACTAAAGATACATGTAACATGTGCTAGAGCAGActctgtggaaaaagaaaaacactaaaGGGTGACCAAATGTCCAGTTGTCCAACTGTCGGCACAGAACTCACAGTGTTTACTGATCAAGGGTATGCTTTCTTTTATATGATGTGCAACAGgaccatttgaaaatgtgtggaCTGTTACGAATACAGATTAAGGGGATGTGTTCACTAATGTTGCTTTCTCTTACATGCAAATAAGAGTATGAGGTGTCAAACggtgtgtgttgttttggatttttttgtgagCTGAGATACTGGGGTGGGTGGTCACTGGTGTCTTATCCGGTCACAAGAGAACTGCTTGCCTGGGGTGCAGATCagctttgccaaaaaaaaaaacacctgattAAATAAAAACCAGCCCCTCTCGATTGTCTGGTCATCTTTAATGctgccattttcagttttaccGACTTCACATGCAAATCATAAAGTGCAGTTAGCATGACAGCTGTGCTATCGTAGCATAGACTGTTTTGAGCATCATCTGAAATAATCTAGAACATTTCACTCTTATCTACTTGACTTCCACACCAGAAACccaatataaaattattttaatagtGAGTATCTTATATACAGAAAGTCAgacaaaagacagacaaaagggGAGAAGTTCAAATGTACAGAATATCAGCCACACAAAAAACCAAAAGGAAATGTACTTGGGAAGCCCCAGCGAATAACTAAACAACTTGGTGGCTGTTGCTTAATAAACCTAAAAATGACAggaagcgtttttttttttttacaagggcACTGATCTGATGATATTCCCTTGCTTCTTCTGAGCATAGGAGCACCCAGAAGAAACATGACAAAGATGCTGCTGGGGATTAGTGCTTTTTCCCATGAAGCCTTGCAGTATGCatcttcccctttccctctctcacatcaTCAGGTATGAAATCACTTCCTgcaatgcttttaaataaagtttCTCCAAAAGCTTCTTACCATTTCTAAAATTTCACAAAACTTTCtagaaaaggaaacaaaaaagccCCAAGGCTGGGGCAAACCAAGCAGACCATCTTGGGTGTAGCGTAAGGCAGGTGTATAGAGCTCAGGTGCTGGagtgccagtgtgtgtgctggctttCGCTCCAAGCAATTCCTGTGCTTTAAATTACTCTGAATAGTTCATTAGCTATGTAAATGTACACCAATACATTTCCCGAGATGTACTTCAGCAAAACCTATGACATCAGTGCACATGAGTGATCTTCTGCTATAACATGTCCTTTCATTGGAAAATGCCTAGTAAATGACTGGgatgattaaataattattaaagAGCCTGTGCTGGAACAAACTGATGTACACAATGATCCCTCTGAAAATGATGCCTGACACTCCTGCAGGACTGGCTGGTAAGTGGTGACAGCGCCCCCTTTATCTGTGTCGGTGGGAGAGCACTTTGGGCCTGCACTGTTCCGCCCCTCAGTCCGAGGCTGCGCCCCTCAGTCTTTAGCATCGCCCACTCCGTCAGCATTGATAGCGAACATGGCCTCGGCCTCCGGGAGACACGGCGAGTCGTAGATCTTGCATATCCTAGTCTCTCCTCGGCCTTTCCTTAAGTACAGCCTGTTCGGGAGGAGACAAGGATGTGGTACGGTGCTGTAAGACCAGATTTATTCAGAACCACTATGCACTTTCCCCTTCATGTGGAGTCTGAACACAGTCTGTGCTTATGACAGGACTCTACAGTTTCTTGGGCTGTTTCCTGTAACCACAGCCATATATGTAAAGCATGCAGCTAGCATTACTCGTGACATCTAGGGGTTAAACAAGGTACTGTTGTTTACAATCAAGTAGTAAGTGAGGGATGCTACCATTTCTGCAGCTTTGTCCCTTATCACAGCTAAAAATCTGCATTGCCACCTTCTGCAAGGTACCCACTGGCCCTCAACAGTGCCTGGAGTTAAGCAGGCACTAAAATATACTAAAAATGTATAAGACTGAAAAAATGCACCTCTTAAATTTGTAACTAAAAGTAAAGGACAATGTAGTGTGGACCAAGTGGGACTGATCCATACCATGCCATCCAGCTCAAATACACATCCTCCAGTACCTTGATTCAGGGCATTTGCTTAGTCTCGATTAATGGTACACATCACATTTacaggaaaatgtgaaatttgccTTCCGGTACAGCAATATCAATGTAACTCTGCATTAACCCCTTTGCAGGGGAAGATGACAGTGTGAACGGGGGTACTGGGGACACACCTGGTGGTGGAGGCATGGGCCAGGATGTTGCCCCCAATGGGCTTCTTGGGATCCGCAGAAAACATGGCAGCGCCATCCACCTGGGCCACCACCTGGTTGGTGATCACCACGGCAACACCAAACTGtagtgaagcaaaaaaaaaaaggcttttcacactgcacacagcccaGGGCTAAAAGCATtctttcacactggcacaatcCCGGCATATTCTAAAGTGGGCTAACCCCGACTTTAGCCTAggccctgctggccctgctccGGAGCAGGGTTAGCCCCGAGTTTGCAGGGTTATCCCCTGAAAATCGACTAACCATGGGGCTAAAAGCTGCCAGTGTGAAATGGGGCTAAAGTAAACAATGGACTTTGCGTCACGTTTTTGTTGGCCAATCACACGACTTTTGTCACGTCATTACAGTACGCACGTGCTTTATGTTTACGTTGTAACTACCACGCTACTAACCGAAACCGGCAACATTCAGATGTTAAAGGtacctagcaagctagccaaCTTAAAACAACAATACTAAGGATAGCCCCAGTGTGAAAAGCCTTAAACTGAGAGTGACCTGAGCAGAAGGAGCGACTGTTCCAGCTTACACCTTTGGTCAGCTTGTTCTTTTGGCTCCTGAGCGTTCCTGGCAGGTAACCTTTGGCACGGTCCTCCTGACCGTGCCGGTGCGGTCAGACCGTGTTCCGCTTACCTCGTCAGCCAGCCGCAGCAACATGCGCAGGAACCTGCCTAGGTGACCCTGCCGGGCGGAGAGCTCCCCCCTGCCGGAGTAATCTGTCCTGTAGAGGGCGGTAGCGCTGTCCACGATCAGCAGAGCGTACCTGAGCGGGAGAACAGGGTGACCGCATttcagaaaaggagaggaaCGTCCATAAAGCCTGTAAAGCTGACTGGCCCGGCCCTGGCTCCCTATACATCACCCATCTTTCAAGACTAACAAGGCTTGCACACCTGTGAGtgatttttgctgctttttaacatgctattacaatgttttacatACCAGCAGGCTATGTAATCTATCCAGTTTTCTTTAATATGTCCCTTATCGGATTAGCCAATTTCTACTCCACCAGGGTAGAATCTATCTATAAGCACTCAGAGACCCACCCCGATATTGCTGCTATTTACATCATGCTGAAATTGGTGCACTGCGGAAACGTTGAGGCTTACTGTGAACTGTTGCAGGTAAACACTGCTTTTGGGACTGACTAACTGATGCTCTCTGGGAATCTTCGCAAGGGACCTGTCCAATATCTTCCCCATAGGAGTGATTATCAGAGGACAGGCAGTCCACTGTTGTATGAAACTCACCTGGACTCGGCCATCATGGCGGAGGCCTGGTACAGCAGCTGGGTCTGGTGGTCTGTGTTGAAGGCTCGGGCGTAGGCCACGTTGTCGAGGACGTCACTCCCCACCAGTCCGTACCTACCAAAGGAGGGGACGGTTACGCCCTGGGCAGCACACCCTCGGTGAGGGGGAGAGCCCTCCTTAAGGGCACGGATTTCCAGACCCTTCTCCCACAGTTTATCTTACTTGACTGCAGCAGTACTGGAAGAGTGAACTCCACGCAGAGGGTAAGAGGGTCGCTGTGCTGAAGGCAAACTTTATCGcgctctcctcctcagctggaCACACAGAAACGCAGCCAGTCGGACCAAACTCACCTCTCTGCCACGGCTAGCAGCCTCTCGGGTCGGAAGGTGCCCTCCGTGTCGATGTACATGGCCTTGCCCTCTCCGCCGCCCTGGTCGATGGGGAGCTGAGGGAAACAACAACAAGGCCCCCCCTCAATCTCCACTGCCACAGGCTAATGATTCAGCcctgaaaacaacacacagcatgtaACAGTGTGCTCCAGCCTCCTGTTTCTTCATGCACAGGGGGTGTCTGAGTTGCCGTGCGACTTCAGGACATTCAGAACAGCGCAGAGATCTATTCTACATTTGGCATACGCGGCAAAGGCTCTGCTTGGTTTAGTAACATAAACCGATTTCAGTAACCGGAGCATGCATCTACTATCAGCAAAATCTGAACTCTATTAGATACAACATTCCAGTTTTGGTCAGGGCACCAAGGGTTTcccttttgttcatttattatttagtgTTGGTGATGTAATTTATCACTGAAACAGAGATAAGAATGTTGGAATGTAATTATCCAGATACAGCgctaataataaataacatcaataataataatgataatgataataataatcatcataagGCTGTGTAGGATTCCATCTGCTCCACAGGACACACGGGTAGAGAAGATTACCTGGCAAGTAACTGCCAGGGTGTGGCAGAGCTGTGTCTTTCCTGTCCGAAATTCCCCAAACATCTCTGTTATGGACCCGGTTTCGATCCCACCTGGAAAAGGGCAAACAGAAAGTAGAAATGTAAGTACAAGTTTGCACTGGGGGGGGGACTTAACAGCATGTAACAGGTATTCTCATTACATTCATCCAATACTTTAACACTAAAAGTGTAATGGTTGCAACAGTTGGCTATTGTTGAGTAAA
This window harbors:
- the LOC118792506 gene encoding regulator of microtubule dynamics protein 3-like isoform X1, producing the protein MNKFGRSAWIGLGVGTTAGIGLVLFIIYKEMKRRISQRLSIQNNSDTFCTDGPSAAIADSQVPMAQAGSLPGAPAGGAGRDLTPELRNGLEDVLRSVADLRSEVASLQSSLQGIAARIVQDVRSGIEESQKAARRRRHHLPRERTDSMSSSSIYFTASTASAGSTHPYDGESEGGYITANAESDYNGEVDTDKETDEEDRSCPTSCTLRQDSSDVGGEEDEFLDTKVPGVTPVQLSSQSKGERPAPAREKAAGIEPLQLNRALCHKEAGSIPEAEHGANPALETLGVCTEGVDGTSWEDAQTDQQDSVSSGTQ
- the LOC118792506 gene encoding regulator of microtubule dynamics protein 3-like isoform X2, whose product is MNKFGRSAWIGLGVGTTAGIGLVLFIIYKEMKRRISQRLSIQNNSDTFCTDGPSAAIADSQVPMAQGSLPGAPAGGAGRDLTPELRNGLEDVLRSVADLRSEVASLQSSLQGIAARIVQDVRSGIEESQKAARRRRHHLPRERTDSMSSSSIYFTASTASAGSTHPYDGESEGGYITANAESDYNGEVDTDKETDEEDRSCPTSCTLRQDSSDVGGEEDEFLDTKVPGVTPVQLSSQSKGERPAPAREKAAGIEPLQLNRALCHKEAGSIPEAEHGANPALETLGVCTEGVDGTSWEDAQTDQQDSVSSGTQ
- the rad51 gene encoding DNA repair protein RAD51 homolog 1 produces the protein MAMRSESRVEAEVEEEESFGPQPLCRLEQCGISASDIKKLEDAGFHTIEAVAYAPKKELLNIKGISEAKAEKVLAEAAKLVPMGFTTATEFHQRRAEIIQISTGSKELDKLLQGGIETGSITEMFGEFRTGKTQLCHTLAVTCQLPIDQGGGEGKAMYIDTEGTFRPERLLAVAERYGLVGSDVLDNVAYARAFNTDHQTQLLYQASAMMAESRYALLIVDSATALYRTDYSGRGELSARQGHLGRFLRMLLRLADEFGVAVVITNQVVAQVDGAAMFSADPKKPIGGNILAHASTTRLYLRKGRGETRICKIYDSPCLPEAEAMFAINADGVGDAKD